In one window of Erythrolamprus reginae isolate rEryReg1 chromosome 1, rEryReg1.hap1, whole genome shotgun sequence DNA:
- the WDR89 gene encoding WD repeat-containing protein 89, whose translation MEKIKKQFSRLQIAKRCSLTEDPSYVLDIDIPRGEGSHLVAVSCSNKSIRVYNRETLCLLQEYHSHPALLNGVRFARTNKNILFSAGSDGSLKCWDVRSSVVKPAQLFCGNPSDVFISCDISCNDLVVCAGTEKVKEDAFITFWDARGCTSSVPSSKQPLGVYSESHNDDVTKVCFHPNKPHLLASGSIDGLVNVFDINKDNEEDALLSTCNSDSSVSFIGWAGKDYWQIYCLTHDEGFCHWDLSQLDSEMSTALLHIPDVREVKNIKLDYLIGGVYHEKMDKLFVFGGRSTGSICLMERCAHKLSSVGILQGGHSATVRSFCWDMVGDSLFTGGEDAELLLWKPGAAEKALRKTSSMKMASSIYQRTKVHQDTLKTKVKK comes from the coding sequence ATGGAGAAGATCAAGAAACAGTTTTCCAGGCTTCAAATAGCAAAACGGTGTTCACTAACAGAAGACCCATCTTACGTATTGGACATAGATATTCCAAGAGGAGAAGGGAGCCATTTAGTGGCTGTTTCCTGCTCCAATAAATCAATCAGAGTTTACAACAGGGAGACATTGTGCTTGCTACAAGAATATCATAGCCATCCTGCATTGCTAAATGGGGTCAGATTTGCACGTacgaataaaaatatattattttcagcTGGCAGTGACGGATCATTGAAGTGTTGGGATGTTCGTTCATCTGTTGTGAAGCCTGCACAGTTGTTTTGCGGTAATCCTTCAGATGTTTTCATTAGCTGTGATATAAGCTGCAATGACCTTGTAGTATGTGCTGGCACGGAAAAAGTGAAAGAAGATGCATTCATAACCTTCTGGGATGCGCGAGGCTGCACCAGTAGTGTCCCTTCCAGCAAGCAGCCACTAGGTGTCTATTCAGAGTCTCATAACGATGATGTTACTAAAGTATGTTTTCATCCCAACAAACCACATTTGCTCGCTTCCGGCTCAATTGATGGACTGGTAAATGTGTTTGACATTAACAAAGACAATGAAGAAGATGCTCTCCTTTCCACTTGCAACTCTGATTCTTCTGTAAGTTTTATTGGATGGGCTGGAAAAGATTATTGGCAGATTTACTGCCTGACACATGATGAAGGATTTTGTCATTGGGATCTTTCTCAGCTGGATTCCGAAATGTCAACCGCATTGTTGCATATTCCAGATGTCAGAGAAGTAAAAAATATCAAGCTGGATTACTTAATTGGTGGGGTTTATCATGAAAAAATGGACAAATTGTTTGTATTTGGAGGGAGGTCAACAGGAAGCATTTGTCTCATGGAGCGTTGTGCTCATAAACTGAGTTCTGTGGGGATACTTCAAGGAGGACACTCTGCTACTGTTCGTTCCTTCTGCTGGGATATGGTTGGTGATTCTCTGTTTACAGGAGGAGAGGATGCAGAGTTGTTGCTATGGAAACCAGGAGCTGCAGAAAAAGCTTTGAGGAAGACGTCTTCTATGAAAATGGCCTCCTCTATCTATCAGCGAACAAAAGTCCATCAAGATACCTTGAAAACAAAAGTAAAGAAATGA